From one Lotus japonicus ecotype B-129 chromosome 3, LjGifu_v1.2 genomic stretch:
- the LOC130744437 gene encoding uncharacterized protein LOC130744437, whose amino-acid sequence MTRANTGFLHPFISEIDREFYRLIRARRAFVTDPHLSDSDSDLDFDSEFVAVSENMAEEGPRERTLRELAAPDFTYESLCIQYPEDVPCVLKTGLIHLLPKFGGLAGEDPHMHIKEFRTVISTMKPPEVDKDHICLKAFPHPLQGTAKTWLYNRPPASIASWDDLKRMFLEKFFPASRTTSIRKDISGIRQLHRETLYEYWERFKTLCVSCPHHQISDQLLVQYFYEGLHNMDRNIIDAACGGALNDMTPTEARRLFEKMAANSQQFNTRSNDAVRSVSEVGTDPRMDKLMKRMETIATSVTQLAMNQNKPSQQAKVCGICTKDHNTDVCPILQEPENPEAYAANIFNNQPQQNYDLSSNRYNPGWRNHPNLRWSDQSQPAQALFQNYARP is encoded by the coding sequence ATGACTAGGGCGAATACTGGGTTTTTGCATCCATTTATTTCTGAAATAGATCGAGAATTTTATAGGTTAATTAGAGCACGTAGAGCTTTTGTTACTGATCCTCATTTaagtgattctgattctgaccttgattttgattctgaatttgttgCAGTTTCTGAAAACATGGCTGAAGAAGGACCGCGAGAGAGAACACTAAGGGAGCTGGCTGCACCTGATTTCACCTACGAAAGCTTGTGTATCCAGTATCCTGAGGATGTACCATGTGTACTCAAAACTGGACTAATCCATTTATTGCCTAAGTTTGGTGGTCTTGCAGGTGAAGATCCTCATATGCACATCAAGGAGTTTCGTACTGTCATATCCACCATGAAGCCTCCTGAGGTTGACAAAGATCATATCTGTTTGAAGGCTTTCCCTCATCCCCTTCAGGGAACTGCAAAGACCTGGTTGTATAACCGACCTCCTGCATCAATTGCAAGCTGGGACGACCTGAAAAGAATGTTTCTTGAGAAGTTCTTCCCTGCCTCTAggacaacttcaatcagaaaagACATCTCAGGAATCAGGCAGCTACATAGAGAGACTCTATATGAATACTGGGAAAGATTCAAGACACTATGTGTGAGCTGCCCCCATCACCAGATTTCCGACCAGCTCCTAGTTCAGTATTTCTATGAGGGTCTGCACAACATGGACAGAAATATCATTGATGCTGCTTGTGGAGGCGCATTGAATGACATGACTCCTACTGAAGCCAGGCGTTTGTTTGAGAAGATGGCTGCTAATTCTCAGCAGTTTAACACAAGGAGTAATGATGCTGTTAGAAGTGTTAGTGAGGTTGGGACAGATCCAAGGATGGACAAGCTTATGAAGAGGATGGAAACCATTGCCACCTCGGTTACTCAATTGGCCATGAACCAGAATAAACCTTCACAACAGGCAAAGGTTTGTGGCATTTGCACTAAAGACCATAATACTGATGTTTGTCCTATTCTGCAGGAACCTGAGAATCCTGAAGCATATGCTGCCAACATTTTCAATAATCAACCTCAGCAAAATTATGATTTGTCATCTAACAGATATAATCCTGGCTGGAGAAATCATCCAAATCTTAGATGGTCTGATCAGTCACAACCTGCCCAAGCACTGTTTCAGAATTATGCTAGACCATGA